The stretch of DNA aaaaaaaatggtatatGATAGTGCTAACGCATCTGTTTTATCAAAGAAATCCGTAGTTAAGAAGAACCAGAAAAGTAACCGTGGTTCAGCAAATATGTTAGAATGTACAGAAGAAAACTCTAGCAAAAGTAACTTAAGAAAATTCATGTTTTCAAAGTTTGCCAAAGTGTTTCTCGTTGGTTgcttatatatgtttttggAAGTAAGATTACAtgctcaaaattttgtaGTTGCGTGAAATATTTCCTTTCTTATGGCCTTACATATTTACGCGTAAtaagtacacatatatgtaaacGCATCTAATTCtttataacttttttataacCACACCTTTATGCAAATCACgtatctataattttttacagaaTGGAAACATATATGAAGATACTATAGTCTCAGAAAGGCATTGGGGTAATGTTAACGCAAGGAGGTTGGCAGAAGCCAATCTTAGGAGGGAACAAAGAGGAAATGATGAATATTTGGGCAAAGATTTTGATCCATATGATATGTCAAATTTACCACCACCAGATTATGGTACTGGGAACGCAAATGATCTGATCGACTTTTATCAGAGAGGAGGAGATTCAGCAAATATGTGGGGTGCGGGCGGAAACAGAGCCATAGGTTTTGGTGAACAAAACTGGGATGCATATTATAAGAATAGTTATGGAAATTTCCCTCCATCGCCTCACAATTCACAGACCGCCCACAGAGGAAATTCTTTAGATAACAGAATGTTAAGATATGGTGATAGCAGTCTGCAAAAGGGTATGATGGGAAGTATGCCATCGTCCTTGGGTAATATTCCGAATGAAAGTGCTTTTGGCAGTAGAGCATCTATGGGAGGTAATGAAGCTGATGGTGCTGTTGGTGGTAGATTACCTGGAAGTACTAACATGAATGAAGGTGTTTTTGGATCCAAAGGAGCTGTAGGAGGTAGTCAAGGTGAACAAATGACAGATGATAAATATGCTGTTTTTGATAGTTTATATGAGGAGTATTTAGGaagtgcaaaagggggagcagGATTAGCAGGGGTGGGTGCTGCCGGAGGTTCTGGCTTAGGTGCAACAGGAGGTGCCGATTCAACGACAGGTGTAGGAGCAACAGGTGGTGTTGGATTGGGAGCTGGATTAGGTAGTGGATTAGGTAATGGATTAGGTGGTGGATTAGGCAGTGGCTTAGGTGCTGGATTAGATGGTGGTTTAGGTGCTGGATTAGGTGCTGGATTAGACGATGGTTTAGGTATTGGATTGGGAGGAGGATATGACGGCAGTTTAGATGCATCATTAGGTGGAGGATTAGGTGGAGGATTAGGCGGATTTTTTGGTGCTGATATGGGCAGTCGAAGTGATAACATCTTCAACAAGCCCTCTGATGCATATAGACAATACGAACCTGCAGCTCCATCAGATTCCATGTGGTCtggattaaaaaatcaatATGATTCCTATACTGAGCCTAAAATG from Plasmodium cynomolgi strain B DNA, scaffold: 0185, whole genome shotgun sequence encodes:
- a CDS encoding phist protein (Pf-fam-b;~putative); this translates as MVYDSANASVLSKKSVVKKNQKSNRGSANMLECTEENSSKSNLRKFMFSKFAKVFLVGCLYMFLENGNIYEDTIVSERHWGNVNARRLAEANLRREQRGNDEYLGKDFDPYDMSNLPPPDYGTGNANDLIDFYQRGGDSANMWGAGGNRAIGFGEQNWDAYYKNSYGNFPPSPHNSQTAHRGNSLDNRMLRYGDSSLQKGMMGSMPSSLGNIPNESAFGSRASMGGNEADGAVGGRLPGSTNMNEGVFGSKGAVGGSQGEQMTDDKYAVFDSLYEEYLGSAKGGAGLAGVGAAGGSGLGATGGADSTTGVGATGGVGLGAGLGSGLGNGLGGGLGSGLGAGLDGGLGAGLGAGLDDGLGIGLGGGYDGSLDASLGGGLGGGLGGFFGADMGSRSDNIFNKPSDAYRQYEPAAPSDSMWSGLKNQYDSYTEPKMSTSASTTDIYPGEIWAEYKQQLENYSGTRDELDKIKSEKHSSERSSSSQHRKRSSSERTSSSSRSKSSSDNRIVKYSAKKGTTSEEYERRRKESKIQEQASSKHIKEMIDKLGSTVNMRDMFYIFNCLINHERRKYIDMEEGTMLFWEKTAKAYGLPDYYKTRQWVKAFDGMTKELFYNEKKLFDRLYHLLQHGSCSRSGYIQFIKEVKYTCTRMRKEMEDQWKEYLSMKVRGFW